From Achromobacter spanius, a single genomic window includes:
- a CDS encoding DUF2846 domain-containing protein, with product MTRSIKMIAAAALGAALLAGCGGPRYKDVAGTIPIMVPDTGRIYFYQPPAPIGVVSNQPYLRVNGVKVGRSKPGSFFYVNRPAGKYEIDTLRDGESLSFDLAPGQTRYVRLSIEGATGNSASVGRQDMRLEASETVAQQEMSPLKYWGAGSRERVKLRP from the coding sequence ATGACCCGCAGCATCAAGATGATCGCCGCCGCCGCGCTGGGCGCCGCCCTGTTGGCCGGTTGCGGCGGTCCCCGCTACAAGGACGTGGCGGGCACCATCCCGATCATGGTCCCGGACACCGGCCGCATCTATTTTTATCAGCCGCCGGCGCCGATTGGCGTGGTGTCGAATCAGCCGTATCTGCGCGTCAATGGCGTGAAGGTCGGCCGGTCCAAGCCCGGCAGTTTCTTCTACGTGAACCGCCCCGCAGGCAAGTATGAGATCGATACGCTGCGCGATGGCGAGTCCCTGTCGTTCGATTTGGCGCCGGGACAGACCCGGTACGTGCGCCTGAGCATCGAAGGCGCCACCGGCAACAGCGCCAGTGTGGGCCGGCAGGACATGCGCCTGGAAGCATCCGAAACGGTGGCTCAGCAGGAAATGTCGCCGCTGAAATATTGGGGCGCGGGATCGCGCGAACGCGTGAAGCTGCGTCCCTGA
- a CDS encoding pyruvate, water dikinase regulatory protein — protein MTSTPIVRTVYIVSDSTGITAETFSQSVLSQFEEVNFKPIRLPFVDTLEKAAEVAMRIDRSAQDAGVPPIVFSTLVNPEILSRVRQANGIFLDLFGTFVSHIEQALGLKSSHSIGRSHMQANSEKYRNRIDAINFSLAHDDGQFVNQLDQADVILVGVSRCGKTPTSLYLAMQYAIKAANFPLTPDDFERGTLPSTIAPHRAKLFGLSIQPERLAEVRNERRPNSRYAQLEQCRYEVAEAERMMRREGISWLSSTTKSIEEIATTVLQEVGLDRG, from the coding sequence ATGACATCTACCCCTATCGTACGCACGGTATACATCGTTTCCGACAGTACCGGCATCACTGCGGAAACGTTCAGCCAGTCTGTGCTTTCGCAGTTCGAGGAGGTCAATTTCAAGCCCATTCGCCTGCCCTTCGTGGACACGCTTGAGAAGGCCGCGGAAGTCGCCATGCGGATCGACCGGAGCGCCCAGGACGCGGGCGTTCCACCCATCGTTTTCAGCACATTGGTCAACCCGGAAATCCTGTCCCGTGTTCGACAGGCGAACGGCATTTTCCTGGATCTGTTCGGCACGTTTGTCAGTCACATCGAACAAGCGCTGGGATTGAAGTCCAGCCATTCCATTGGCCGCTCGCACATGCAGGCCAATTCCGAAAAATACCGGAACCGGATCGACGCCATCAACTTCAGCCTGGCGCATGACGATGGCCAGTTCGTGAACCAGCTGGATCAGGCCGACGTGATTCTTGTCGGGGTCTCGCGCTGCGGCAAGACGCCCACCAGCCTGTACCTGGCCATGCAGTACGCCATCAAGGCGGCCAACTTCCCGCTGACGCCGGACGACTTCGAACGCGGCACCCTGCCCTCGACCATCGCGCCGCACCGAGCCAAGCTATTCGGCCTGTCGATCCAGCCGGAACGCCTGGCGGAAGTCCGCAACGAGCGCCGCCCCAACAGCCGCTACGCGCAACTGGAACAATGCCGCTACGAAGTGGCGGAAGCCGAACGCATGATGCGCCGCGAGGGCATTTCGTGGCTGTCCAGCACGACCAAGTCGATCGAAGAGATCGCGACCACCGTGCTGCAGGAAGTCGGATTGGATCGCGGATAA
- the lpxB gene encoding lipid-A-disaccharide synthase has protein sequence MSTRIGMVAGEPSGDLLAGRIIAGLQARDNGVLCQGIGGPQMQARDFEAWHPMHALTVFGYVDALKRLPSLLATYRDVKRRWLAEPPSVFVGIDAPDFNLRLEHQLRQAGTPTVHFVGPSIWAWRYERIHKIRESVSHMLVLFPFEEEIYRKEGIPVTYVGHPLAGAVPMQPDRAAARERLGIDQNARVLAILPGSRSSEIRLLAPRFLQAAQQLLKKDPALQCVVPMVNDQRRAEFLEILAQHPVPGLRCVTANDVHGEGGDRKAPVAWSVMEAATAVLVASGTATLETALFKRPMVISYVLSPWMRRIMSWKSGQQRPYLPWVGLPNVLLRDFVVPELLQDDATPDKLAEATWQALTDDALIARVEARFTAMHQDLLRDTPALAAQAILEVADGAA, from the coding sequence ATGAGCACTCGGATCGGCATGGTGGCCGGCGAGCCTTCGGGCGACTTGCTGGCCGGCCGCATCATTGCCGGTCTGCAAGCGCGCGACAACGGCGTGCTTTGCCAAGGTATCGGCGGGCCGCAGATGCAGGCCCGCGACTTTGAGGCCTGGCATCCGATGCACGCGCTGACCGTGTTCGGCTACGTGGATGCGCTCAAACGCCTGCCCAGCCTGCTGGCCACGTACCGCGACGTCAAGCGCCGCTGGCTGGCCGAGCCCCCCTCTGTATTCGTCGGCATCGATGCGCCCGACTTCAACCTGCGTCTGGAGCACCAGTTGCGGCAGGCGGGTACGCCGACGGTGCACTTCGTCGGCCCCTCGATCTGGGCGTGGCGCTACGAACGCATTCACAAGATCCGCGAATCGGTATCGCACATGCTGGTGCTGTTTCCGTTCGAGGAAGAGATCTACCGCAAGGAAGGCATTCCGGTCACATACGTGGGCCATCCGCTGGCCGGCGCCGTGCCCATGCAGCCGGACCGCGCAGCCGCCCGCGAGCGCCTGGGCATCGATCAGAACGCCCGCGTGCTGGCGATCCTGCCTGGCAGCCGGTCTTCCGAGATCCGCCTGCTGGCGCCGCGCTTCCTGCAGGCGGCGCAGCAACTGCTGAAGAAGGATCCGGCCCTGCAGTGTGTCGTGCCCATGGTCAACGACCAGCGGCGCGCGGAGTTCCTGGAAATCCTGGCGCAGCACCCGGTGCCCGGGCTGCGATGCGTCACCGCGAACGATGTGCACGGCGAGGGCGGCGACCGCAAGGCGCCCGTGGCCTGGTCCGTCATGGAAGCCGCCACGGCGGTCCTGGTTGCCAGCGGCACCGCCACGCTCGAGACGGCGCTGTTCAAGCGGCCCATGGTCATTTCGTACGTGTTGTCGCCGTGGATGCGGCGCATCATGTCCTGGAAGTCCGGCCAGCAGCGTCCGTACCTGCCGTGGGTGGGCCTGCCCAACGTGCTGCTGCGCGATTTCGTGGTTCCCGAGCTTTTGCAGGACGACGCGACGCCCGATAAACTGGCCGAAGCGACCTGGCAGGCGTTGACCGACGACGCGCTGATCGCTCGTGTGGAGGCCCGATTCACCGCCATGCACCAAGACCTGTTGCGCGATACGCCGGCGTTGGCCGCGCAGGCGATCCTGGAGGTGGCCGATGGAGCAGCCTGA
- the ppsA gene encoding phosphoenolpyruvate synthase: protein MSYVVLFEQLRMTDVDSVGGKNASLGEMISQLSGAGVRVPGGFATTADAFRDFLKASGLDKRIAERLTTLNPEDVRELATAGAQIRQWIVDAPFSPEFEAQIREAFAKLDADGKGSFAVRSSATAEDLPDASFAGQQETFLNVVGIDDVLDKIRHVFASLYNDRAISYRVHKGYAHADVALSAGIQRMVRSDKGSAGVMFTIDTESGFQDVVFITSSYGLGETVVQGAVNPDEFYVFKPTLEQGHYPIVGRRIGSKLIKMEFDPERPEGRAVRTVDVPVSERNRYSLTDDEVNELARYAVIIEKHYQRPMDIEWGRDGVDGKIYILQARPETVKSQQGANDVQQRYRLKATGQVLITGRAIGQKIGSGPVRVVGDISDMDKVQPGDVLVTDMTDPNWEPVMKRASAIVTNRGGRTCHAAIIARELGIPAVVGCGNATDLLKEGQAVTVSCAEGDEGRIYDGLIETEVEEVRRGDMPAIDLKIMMNVGNPQLAFDFAQIPNGGVGLARLEFIINNNIGIHPKAVLDYPNVDGELKKAVESAARGHASPRAFFVEKMAEGVATIAAAFYPKPVIVRMSDFKSNEYRKLVGGSRYEPEEENPMLGFRGASRYIAEDFAECFRMECEALKKVRDEMGLTNVEIMVPFVRTVGQAEKVVNLLAKHGLARGENGLKLIMMCEVPSNAILADEFLQYFDGFSIGSNDMTQLTLGLDRDSGMELLAADFDERDEAVKFMLRRAIKACLAAKKYVGICGQGPSDHPDFAQWLKDEGILSMSLNPDTVVDTWQRLAKN, encoded by the coding sequence ATGTCGTATGTTGTTTTGTTCGAGCAGCTCCGCATGACGGACGTGGACTCGGTAGGAGGCAAGAACGCATCTCTTGGCGAAATGATCAGCCAGCTGTCTGGCGCGGGTGTCCGCGTGCCGGGCGGCTTTGCCACGACCGCTGATGCCTTCCGCGATTTCCTGAAGGCCTCCGGCCTGGACAAGCGGATCGCTGAACGCCTGACCACGCTGAACCCCGAAGACGTGCGCGAGCTGGCCACCGCCGGCGCGCAGATTCGCCAATGGATCGTCGACGCGCCGTTCTCGCCCGAGTTCGAAGCGCAGATCCGCGAAGCCTTTGCCAAGCTCGACGCTGATGGCAAGGGCTCGTTTGCCGTGCGCTCCTCCGCCACGGCCGAAGACCTGCCCGACGCCTCGTTCGCCGGCCAGCAGGAAACCTTCCTGAACGTCGTGGGCATCGACGACGTGCTGGACAAGATCCGCCACGTGTTCGCGTCGCTGTACAACGACCGCGCCATTTCCTATCGCGTGCACAAGGGCTACGCCCACGCCGACGTCGCCTTGTCGGCCGGCATCCAGCGCATGGTGCGTTCCGACAAGGGCAGCGCCGGCGTCATGTTCACCATCGACACCGAATCGGGCTTCCAGGACGTGGTGTTCATCACGTCGTCGTACGGCCTGGGCGAAACCGTCGTGCAGGGCGCCGTCAACCCTGACGAGTTCTACGTCTTCAAGCCCACGCTGGAACAGGGCCACTATCCCATCGTCGGCCGCCGCATTGGCTCCAAGCTCATCAAGATGGAGTTCGATCCCGAGCGCCCCGAAGGCCGTGCCGTGCGCACGGTGGATGTGCCGGTGTCCGAGCGCAACCGCTACTCGCTGACCGACGACGAAGTCAACGAACTGGCCCGCTACGCCGTCATCATCGAAAAGCACTACCAGCGTCCGATGGACATCGAGTGGGGCCGTGATGGCGTCGACGGCAAGATCTACATCCTGCAGGCGCGTCCGGAAACCGTGAAGTCGCAGCAGGGCGCCAACGACGTGCAGCAGCGCTACCGTCTGAAGGCGACCGGCCAGGTCCTGATCACCGGCCGTGCAATCGGCCAGAAGATCGGTTCGGGCCCGGTGCGCGTGGTGGGCGACATTTCCGACATGGACAAGGTCCAGCCGGGCGACGTCCTGGTTACCGACATGACGGATCCCAACTGGGAGCCCGTGATGAAGCGCGCCTCGGCCATCGTGACGAACCGCGGCGGCCGTACGTGCCACGCCGCGATCATCGCGCGTGAACTGGGCATTCCGGCGGTGGTGGGCTGCGGCAACGCGACCGACCTCCTGAAGGAAGGCCAGGCCGTGACCGTGTCGTGCGCCGAAGGCGACGAAGGCCGCATCTACGACGGCCTGATCGAAACCGAAGTCGAGGAAGTGCGCCGCGGCGACATGCCCGCCATCGATCTGAAGATCATGATGAACGTCGGCAACCCGCAACTGGCTTTCGACTTTGCCCAGATTCCGAACGGCGGCGTCGGCCTGGCTCGCCTGGAATTCATCATCAACAACAACATCGGCATCCACCCGAAGGCGGTCCTGGACTACCCGAACGTGGACGGCGAACTGAAGAAGGCCGTGGAATCGGCCGCTCGCGGCCATGCCAGCCCGCGCGCCTTCTTCGTCGAGAAGATGGCCGAAGGCGTCGCGACCATCGCCGCCGCCTTCTATCCGAAGCCGGTCATCGTGCGCATGTCGGACTTCAAGTCCAACGAATACCGCAAGCTGGTCGGCGGCTCGCGCTACGAGCCCGAGGAAGAGAACCCCATGCTGGGCTTCCGCGGCGCGTCGCGCTACATCGCCGAAGACTTCGCCGAGTGCTTCCGCATGGAATGCGAAGCGCTCAAGAAGGTGCGCGATGAAATGGGCCTGACGAACGTCGAGATCATGGTGCCGTTCGTGCGCACGGTGGGTCAGGCGGAGAAGGTCGTCAATCTGCTCGCCAAGCACGGCCTGGCGCGTGGCGAAAACGGCCTGAAGCTGATCATGATGTGCGAGGTTCCGTCCAACGCCATCCTGGCCGACGAGTTCCTGCAGTATTTCGACGGCTTCTCGATCGGCTCGAACGACATGACCCAGCTCACGCTGGGCCTGGACCGCGACTCGGGCATGGAACTCTTGGCCGCCGACTTCGACGAGCGCGACGAGGCCGTCAAGTTCATGCTGCGCCGTGCGATCAAGGCTTGCCTGGCCGCCAAGAAGTACGTCGGTATCTGCGGCCAGGGGCCCAGCGACCACCCGGACTTCGCGCAATGGCTGAAGGACGAAGGCATCCTGTCGATGTCGTTGAATCCGGACACCGTTGTCGATACGTGGCAGCGTCTGGCCAAGAACTGA
- a CDS encoding DUF2846 domain-containing protein — protein sequence MKNWIKLSLAALGAATLLAGCAGPRYADVSAKISALEPGEGRIYFYQPKTANGGKVGHPAILVDNVRVGKSKAGHFFFVDRQAGTVDVITATDRKERKDPLVVPLAAGQTQYVRVDINGGKQVLRLEESADTAQQTLSELRYWGAGHREREALRY from the coding sequence GTGAAGAACTGGATCAAACTCAGCTTGGCCGCGCTGGGCGCTGCAACCTTGCTGGCGGGCTGCGCCGGACCGCGCTACGCCGACGTGTCGGCAAAGATCTCCGCGCTGGAACCGGGCGAAGGACGGATCTATTTCTACCAGCCCAAGACGGCCAATGGCGGCAAGGTTGGGCATCCGGCGATCCTCGTGGACAACGTCCGCGTCGGAAAATCCAAGGCGGGCCACTTCTTTTTTGTGGATCGCCAAGCCGGCACGGTCGACGTGATCACGGCGACCGACCGCAAGGAACGCAAGGACCCGCTGGTGGTGCCGCTCGCGGCGGGACAGACCCAGTACGTAAGGGTCGATATCAACGGCGGGAAGCAGGTTCTGCGACTGGAAGAATCCGCCGATACCGCGCAGCAAACCTTGTCCGAGCTCCGTTATTGGGGAGCCGGCCACCGCGAGCGTGAGGCGCTGCGCTATTGA
- a CDS encoding type VI secretion system Vgr family protein, whose amino-acid sequence MREHVIPTQSDLQFTFTIGDESFEVVEFTLQEGLSETFLLEVDLASANPALDFGAVLDRAALLTIWHGETPVRYVHGAVSSVVQGDTGFRRTRYSAIVEPRLSRLKLGSDWRIFQSLSVPQIAEAVLKAHGLTQDYKQRSTTEHQAREYCVQAGDTDYHFVERIMREEGFFYSFRHTAEGHHLVHSDRLFIHGRVGDEPVQYNPIPGGDQPQPALRRFSYTENVRTARQTQRDYTFHHPRYTHQHSRDGRDLDHQGRRYERYDYPARAKFDEAGRPFAENRLRGHRRDARVAVVQGDDPRLQPGISFTLAGHPRDDLNRGWRPVRIVHRGVQHTSQAEDSAQAQLGTHYSYEAELVPDDAEWRAEPLPRPRIDGPQNAMVVGPPNEEIYTDEYGRVKVQFPWDRLGKEDERSSCWIRVSQDIAGATWGHMTIPRIGQEVIVSYFDGDPDQPVVTGRAYNRLQLPPYELPRHKTRMTIKSKTHKGEGYNELRFEDEKDQEEIYVHAQKDQSIHVNHDETTFVGHDRIEQVEHDETITIGRDRKETVGNDEQVTIGQDRRHDIGRDVFLTVGRNHTIHTTKDRTEEVGNNRRDKTAANHWVSIGGHHEHTVEGHSELQAGQAIRQRTKVFESQAAESLTIKGPGGTIRIGASGITLDGVAILIKGPITQKPGGGTNSISINGTPEPGEPVCVGCLLKAIAEGRSVVRFEG is encoded by the coding sequence ATGCGGGAGCACGTCATTCCTACCCAATCCGATCTGCAGTTCACTTTCACCATCGGCGACGAGTCATTTGAGGTCGTCGAATTTACGCTGCAGGAAGGGTTGTCGGAGACCTTTCTGCTCGAAGTGGACCTGGCCAGCGCCAACCCCGCTCTCGATTTCGGCGCAGTCCTGGACCGCGCCGCACTGCTGACCATATGGCACGGCGAGACGCCGGTGCGGTACGTGCACGGCGCAGTCTCGTCGGTGGTTCAGGGCGACACGGGCTTTCGCCGCACGCGCTATTCCGCCATCGTCGAGCCGCGCCTGTCGCGCCTCAAACTCGGCTCTGACTGGCGCATCTTCCAGTCGCTTAGCGTCCCGCAGATCGCCGAAGCGGTGCTCAAGGCGCATGGCCTTACCCAGGATTACAAGCAGCGCAGCACCACCGAACACCAGGCGCGCGAATACTGCGTGCAGGCCGGCGACACCGACTATCACTTCGTCGAGCGCATCATGCGCGAGGAAGGCTTCTTCTATTCCTTCCGCCATACCGCCGAGGGCCATCACCTGGTCCACAGCGACCGCCTGTTCATCCATGGCCGCGTCGGTGATGAGCCGGTGCAGTACAACCCGATCCCCGGTGGTGACCAGCCGCAGCCGGCGCTGCGCCGTTTCTCGTACACCGAGAACGTGCGCACTGCACGCCAAACCCAACGCGACTACACCTTTCACCATCCGCGCTATACCCACCAGCACAGCCGCGATGGCCGAGATCTGGACCATCAAGGCCGCCGTTACGAACGCTATGACTACCCCGCTCGGGCCAAGTTTGACGAAGCCGGCAGACCTTTCGCTGAGAACCGCCTGCGCGGCCATCGCCGCGATGCGCGCGTCGCTGTTGTTCAAGGTGATGACCCGCGGCTGCAACCGGGCATTTCATTCACCCTCGCCGGTCATCCGCGCGACGACCTGAACCGCGGCTGGCGTCCGGTACGCATTGTCCACCGCGGTGTCCAGCACACGAGTCAGGCCGAGGACAGTGCACAGGCCCAGCTGGGAACGCACTACAGCTACGAAGCCGAACTGGTCCCGGACGACGCCGAGTGGCGCGCGGAACCGCTGCCCAGGCCCCGCATCGACGGCCCGCAGAACGCCATGGTGGTCGGCCCTCCCAATGAAGAGATCTACACCGACGAATATGGCCGGGTGAAGGTCCAGTTCCCGTGGGATCGGCTCGGCAAGGAGGACGAACGCAGCTCGTGCTGGATCCGCGTTTCACAGGACATCGCCGGCGCCACCTGGGGCCACATGACCATCCCGCGCATTGGCCAGGAGGTCATCGTCTCTTACTTCGATGGGGATCCGGACCAGCCCGTGGTCACCGGCCGCGCCTACAACCGCCTGCAATTGCCGCCCTACGAGTTGCCGCGTCACAAGACGCGGATGACGATCAAAAGCAAGACCCACAAAGGCGAGGGATACAACGAACTGCGCTTCGAAGACGAGAAGGACCAGGAAGAAATCTACGTCCACGCGCAGAAGGACCAGAGCATCCACGTCAATCACGACGAAACCACGTTCGTGGGCCATGACCGCATCGAACAGGTCGAGCACGACGAGACCATCACGATCGGCCGCGACCGTAAGGAAACGGTGGGCAACGACGAACAGGTCACCATCGGCCAGGACCGGCGGCATGACATCGGGCGGGATGTCTTTTTGACTGTGGGGCGCAATCACACGATCCACACCACCAAGGACCGAACTGAGGAAGTGGGCAACAACCGCCGCGACAAGACCGCAGCGAATCATTGGGTGAGTATCGGCGGACACCATGAGCATACGGTCGAGGGGCACTCGGAACTGCAGGCGGGGCAGGCAATTCGGCAGCGCACGAAGGTTTTTGAGAGCCAAGCGGCAGAGAGCCTGACTATCAAGGGGCCGGGGGGAACCATCCGAATCGGCGCGTCGGGTATCACGCTTGATGGAGTCGCCATTCTCATCAAAGGTCCGATCACTCAAAAGCCCGGTGGCGGCACGAACTCAATCTCTATCAATGGCACGCCGGAACCCGGTGAACCCGTCTGTGTGGGATGCCTGCTGAAAGCCATCGCGGAAGGCCGCAGCGTCGTGCGGTTCGAGGGATAG
- the lpxA gene encoding acyl-ACP--UDP-N-acetylglucosamine O-acyltransferase: MAGNIHPTAVVDPAAKIDPTAVIGPFAVVGPEVTVGAGTEIGPYCMIDGVTTIGRDNRFYRYCSIGGMPQDKKYAGEPTRLTIGDRNTVREFVTLNTGTTQDGGETTLGDDNWIMAYVHVAHDCHIGSHTILANSVQLGGHVHVGDWAIIGGLTGVHQFSRVGAHTMTGGNSSLMQDTPPFVLAAGNPCRPVGVNVEGLKRRGFSAASISALREAYKIIYRRGLSLDAARAELRERQQATPEAAEHLQMLLDFLDVASRGIIRP, from the coding sequence AGTGGTGGGGCCCGAGGTGACCGTCGGTGCGGGGACCGAGATCGGCCCGTACTGCATGATCGACGGTGTGACCACCATCGGTCGCGACAACCGCTTCTACCGCTATTGCTCCATCGGCGGGATGCCGCAGGACAAGAAGTACGCGGGCGAGCCCACCCGCCTGACCATCGGCGACCGCAACACGGTCCGCGAATTCGTCACGCTGAACACCGGCACGACGCAGGATGGCGGCGAAACGACGCTGGGCGACGACAACTGGATCATGGCCTACGTTCACGTGGCCCATGACTGCCACATCGGCAGCCACACGATCCTGGCCAATTCGGTGCAGCTTGGCGGCCACGTCCACGTGGGCGACTGGGCGATCATCGGCGGTCTGACCGGCGTGCACCAGTTTTCGCGCGTGGGCGCGCACACCATGACGGGCGGCAACAGCTCCCTCATGCAGGACACCCCGCCGTTCGTGCTCGCCGCCGGCAATCCGTGCCGCCCGGTGGGCGTCAACGTCGAGGGCCTGAAGCGCCGCGGCTTTTCCGCAGCCTCCATTTCGGCCCTGCGCGAAGCCTACAAGATCATTTACCGCCGTGGCTTGTCGCTGGATGCGGCGCGCGCCGAACTGCGCGAGCGCCAGCAGGCCACCCCGGAAGCTGCGGAACACCTGCAGATGCTGCTGGATTTCCTGGACGTCGCCTCCCGCGGCATCATCCGCCCATGA
- a CDS encoding TrmH family RNA methyltransferase, which translates to MKHISSRDNPAVKALVKLAGTAGKRGAPVLLDGVHLCQAWLQHFGAPDRAIFDVDRLSQPDIAALAAAVPDNVSLALDARLMHAVAAVESGQGVAFLVTPPVPALPEQMDDTCVLFDRIQDPGNVGTLLRTCAAAGIKRVFLATGTAAAWSPKVLRSGQGAHFALDIHEHVDLEALLPRLRVPLVATALDGSRDLFADQLPEQCAWVFGHEGQGVAPALLAAASLKVRIPHDAGAVESLNVGAAAAICLFEQRRQASLRHPA; encoded by the coding sequence ATGAAGCACATCAGTTCCCGGGACAACCCGGCGGTCAAGGCGCTGGTCAAGCTGGCCGGCACGGCCGGCAAGCGCGGCGCGCCCGTGCTGCTGGACGGCGTGCACCTGTGCCAGGCCTGGTTGCAGCACTTCGGGGCCCCCGATCGGGCGATCTTCGATGTGGACCGGCTGTCTCAGCCGGACATCGCAGCGCTAGCCGCTGCGGTGCCCGACAACGTCAGCCTCGCATTGGATGCGCGGCTCATGCACGCGGTAGCCGCAGTGGAAAGCGGGCAGGGCGTCGCCTTCCTGGTCACGCCGCCCGTTCCGGCGCTGCCTGAGCAGATGGATGACACCTGCGTCCTGTTTGACCGCATCCAGGATCCCGGCAACGTGGGCACGCTGTTGCGTACGTGCGCCGCGGCTGGCATCAAGCGCGTGTTCCTGGCCACGGGGACGGCGGCGGCCTGGTCTCCCAAGGTGCTGCGCAGCGGCCAGGGCGCGCATTTTGCCCTGGACATCCACGAACACGTCGATCTCGAGGCCTTGCTGCCCCGCTTGCGCGTGCCGCTGGTGGCGACCGCCCTGGACGGTTCGCGCGACCTGTTCGCGGACCAATTGCCTGAACAGTGCGCATGGGTATTCGGCCACGAAGGCCAGGGCGTGGCGCCCGCGCTGTTGGCGGCTGCCAGCCTGAAGGTGCGGATACCGCACGACGCCGGGGCCGTGGAGTCACTGAATGTCGGGGCCGCCGCCGCGATCTGCCTTTTCGAGCAGCGGCGGCAGGCAAGCCTGCGCCACCCCGCCTGA
- a CDS encoding DUF2846 domain-containing protein encodes MKIWLKLAATAATVVALAGCAGAQYQSLQGRMPPVAQGNGRIYFYQPQTSPVASAQQKLRVNRDVVGRNKPGSFFFVDRPAGNYVVTNLYWTGDGVSFKLDPGQTRYVRITAESLGSTGAVGKLSMELVDPPEVAEAELLKTRYWGAASSEQIPGLR; translated from the coding sequence ATGAAGATCTGGCTGAAACTGGCGGCGACGGCCGCGACGGTGGTTGCGCTGGCCGGCTGTGCCGGCGCGCAGTACCAATCCTTGCAGGGACGCATGCCGCCCGTCGCGCAAGGCAACGGGCGCATTTACTTCTATCAACCCCAGACCTCGCCGGTGGCCTCGGCGCAGCAGAAGCTGCGCGTGAACCGCGATGTTGTCGGCCGCAACAAGCCGGGCAGCTTCTTTTTCGTGGACCGTCCGGCGGGCAATTACGTCGTGACCAACCTGTACTGGACGGGCGATGGGGTCAGCTTCAAGCTCGATCCCGGCCAGACCCGCTACGTGCGCATCACGGCCGAGTCGCTGGGCAGCACTGGCGCGGTGGGCAAGCTGTCCATGGAACTGGTGGATCCCCCGGAAGTTGCCGAGGCTGAGCTCTTGAAGACGCGCTATTGGGGCGCGGCTTCTTCCGAGCAGATTCCTGGCTTGCGCTAG
- the rnhB gene encoding ribonuclease HII: MEQPELFVAPEQPALLTAGVDEAGRGPLAGEVYAAAVILDPSRFIDGLADSKVLTAVRREELALQIKEQALAWCIASATVAEIDTLNILRATMLAMQRAVQGLATAPQLALVDGNQAPKLRCTVQTVIKGDALVPAISAASILAKTARDADLLRLHTLYPQYAFDQHKGYGTALHLQRLREHGPCAEHRRSFAPIKAFGLVS, translated from the coding sequence ATGGAGCAGCCTGAGCTTTTTGTGGCGCCCGAACAGCCCGCGTTGCTGACGGCGGGCGTTGACGAGGCCGGACGCGGCCCGCTGGCAGGCGAGGTCTATGCCGCCGCCGTCATCCTGGATCCGTCGCGCTTCATCGACGGCTTGGCCGATTCCAAGGTCCTGACCGCGGTCCGCCGCGAGGAACTGGCGCTGCAGATCAAGGAGCAGGCGCTTGCCTGGTGCATCGCCAGCGCCACGGTCGCGGAAATCGACACCCTGAACATCTTGCGCGCCACCATGCTGGCCATGCAGCGCGCGGTCCAGGGCCTGGCCACTGCGCCGCAGTTGGCCCTGGTGGACGGCAATCAGGCCCCCAAGCTTCGTTGCACCGTGCAGACCGTCATCAAGGGCGATGCGCTCGTGCCGGCGATCTCTGCCGCCTCCATTCTTGCCAAGACCGCCCGGGATGCGGACCTGCTGCGTCTGCATACGCTGTATCCGCAGTACGCGTTCGATCAGCACAAGGGCTACGGCACTGCGCTGCATCTGCAACGGCTGCGCGAGCACGGCCCGTGCGCCGAACACCGGCGCAGCTTCGCGCCCATCAAGGCCTTCGGCCTGGTTTCATGA